GGTAAGAGATGCCGTTTGCCTCGTATTGGCTTATTAGGTATTTTCCAGCGTTTTTTTGCCCTTGTTGCCCCGTGTCGCGCCCTTCCATTTCATCAGAAGCTACTATGTACAAATGCTTTTCTAAATCAGCAGGCGTAATAGTATTCATGTATTTTGCAACATCTGCTTTTGCATAATCTTTATGCTGTGCAAGCTGTGTGGTACTACACGATAGTACAAATAGTGATAGTGGCAGCAACAATATTTTTTTCATAGAAAATTTATTTTAGTAAATATATTACTTAATCTTAATTGTGCAAAAAATAAAAAGCCAGAGTATAAACTCCAGCTTTTTATTTTATTTTTATATCTTTTGATGATTATGGTTTTAGTTTATCAGGATGATAAAGTACAATATCTTCCATAAGACTGACTATTATTTTAGGTCCGAATTTCATAAGTGCAGCAACCTGAAGTTTGTAGTATTTCTCATTTTCTAAACGGTCTTCCTTCTGTGCAGTTAGATATATCTCCCATTCTGATTTTGCCTCCTCAATATTGGTAAAAGTTGTCACAAAATAATTTTTTTCAATCCATGGTATAGGGTCTAATGCTATTTCAGAAATGTCACCTTTGTAATTCATTTTCCTAAAAAATTTATTCCTTAACCTTGCTTTTCTTTTATACGATTCGGTATCAAGTTGATTCAGATAAAGCGATTTTAATTCTTTGTAAACTTCATCGTACGAACCAATATTTTCCAAAGTTGAGTCTTGCTTTTTCAAAATATGGTAATAAGGCGAAATTTCTTGAGAAAAAGCAACGCTGCTACATATTAAAAATAAAAAGAAGCAGATAAAATGTGATTTTTTTAGCATTGGATATATTTTAATTTTTTAGATAGAAAAGCCAGAGTATTAACTCTGGCTTTTTATTACTCAAAGAGCCAAGGATTGGTGGTTCTTTGGTGGTTTGCTCTTACATCTTTTACCACATCTTTAAACACATCAATATGTTTCATTATAAACTCTCCGTAATATTTATGATATTCATAATTTTCTTTCCAATCTATCATTTTTGCGTCTATATAGGCTTGCCATTCACTTTCTGCTTCCTCTATGCTCGAAAATTCTGTTCGGTCAATATTCTCTTTTACCCAAGTCAAACCACGTAACATTATATCAAAGTCATTACCATTATAGTTCATTTTTTTTTTGAACTCATAAGACAGCCTTCGCATTTTTAAATTAGGCTCTGAACAATAATAATTTAAAAACTTCTCATAAAACTCCTTATACTTTGCGTTATAAATGCTATCGGTTTTTGTAGTTGTACTTTCAGTTGTTAACGATTGTGAGAAACCGTTACCACAACCACAAAAAAGCAAAGCAATATATATTAATAGATTTTTTTTGTACATGCACGTTAATTTTTGAAGTTACAGGCACGCAAGAATGCAATCAGCGTATGTTTCCACAGCTATTCCAGTTTGTATTTTAAATAACGTAGTTGCCGTAGCTATTGTAGCCGAAAAAGCGGCACCGTTGCCTGTGGCAACGTATTCGGTAGCTCCGTTTATCATTGAATTCGTCAAGGTTGTTTGTGCATTTTCAACTGTTAAGTCGAGAACATCTCCACAAGCCTCCATGCAGGGGTTTGAAGCGGGTACTACGTCTGGTTCGGGTAATAAAACAACAAAATCTTGTGTTTGAGAGCCTGCTAAAGTCTGGAAAAATAATTGATTGTCTGTAATCAACTGTTCTCCCGATTTTTTAATACTATTCCACTCTGTTTCGGCTTCTGTATAGTTGTTAAAACTTGTAAGCGCTATATTGGTATTTATCCAGCCCAGTAGTTTTGCTTCGGTATTAATTTGAGCGGTATTGCCTGTAAAACGCATTTTAGCGGTAAACAATTTAATAGCAGCATCATAATCAGTATACCTTTTTGATGCCGTCATGGCTTGGTACAGGGGTTTTAGGTTGTTGCCTGATTTTGCTTGGTAATTGTTAGTAACAGTGGTGTTGTTGTTTCCGTTAGTAGTTGTTACATCTTCGTTATCATTAGAACATGATACAAAGAAAAGTAGCCCAAAGATGAGCAAAGAAATTTTTTTCATGATGAATTAATTAATTGGATGGCGCTTACTTTCAGTATTTTATATCCCTGTTTCTGCTTGTCGGATAATTATAGCAAAACAAATATAAATGATAAATAATATAATTAACAAAAAATAATTGTTAAAAAAATATAATCCTATTCGTTAAGGGTTTCGTTTAAAAATAACATTAAGTGTTCCCAACTTCTTTTGTTAGCAATATCGTTATATGCAGCACCTTTTGAGTTGTCTGTTCCCAATTCCGCTTCGGTAAAAGCATGTACTGCATTGCCATAGTATATCATTTGCCAATCGGCATTACCATCGCGCATTTCTTGCTCAAAGGCTTCTATTTCTTGTCTCGATACATATGGGTCGTCAGCACCATGCAGTACTAATACTTTCGATTTTATCTTTTTGTTTTCTCTATTAGCATCTTTACCCAAGCCACCATGAAATGATACCACGCCTTTAACAGCCATTTTTGCTCTTACTACTTCTAGTGCTCCTGTGCCACCAAAACAGTACCCTATTACTACAATATTTTCGGGGCTTGCACCTTGTTTAATAAGCTCGTTCATAGCCAGCATAATACGTTTTTGGTACAGTTTGGGGTTGCTTTTGTAGTAACCTGCTCTTTCGCCTGCTTCTTTAGTATTAGTAGGGTAGTTGCCTTCGCCATATATGTCGGCAATAAAAGCATAGTACCCTAATTGGCTTAATTGTTTTGCTACTCTTTTGGAGTGGGCATTAATGCCTCTCCAGGCTGGGAGTATTAGTATGCCAGGTGTCTCGGCGGTGGGGTTTGCTGGGGCTATACCGTAACCATTTAATTTCTGATTTTCATCGTTGTATGGTACAGCTTTTAGTTGTGCATTGGTTTGTAAACTCATGGTTAGCAGTGTAAGTAGTAGTAATGTTTTTAGTTTCATAATGTATTTTTAATATGATAAATATAAATAAGAAAGCCTTTATACACAATGTATAAAGGCTTTTAGTATTCGGATGCATATTTACTAATGTTATGCGTGTTGCTCTTCGTGCTTTCCTTCTCTTATTTCCTCAATTAGTTTAGCATTAAAGGCATCTAAATCTTCAGGGCTACGGCTTGTTACAAAACCTTCGTCTACTACTACCTCTTTATCTACCCATTTTGCTCCTGCATTTTCTAAATCTTTTCTGATTGATGGGAACGATGTAAGTTCTCTACCTGCTACAACTTCCGCCTCAATTAACAATTGTGGTGCATGGCAAATTGCTGCTACAGGTTTTTTTTGCTTAAAGAAATCTCTTGTAAAGTTTACAGCTTTTTCGTTTCGTCTTAACAAATCGGGGTTGGCTACACCACCTGGTAATAACAGCGCATTATAGTCTGATGCAGATACTTCATCTACTGTTTTATCTACAGGGTAAGAATCTCCCCAGTTTTCGCCAGACCATGATTTAATGCTTCCGTGATCTAAACTTACAATGTGTGTTGTCCAACCTTGCTTGTCTAGTTCTTGCTTAGGCGATTTTAATTCACTTTCTTCAAATCCATTTGTTGCTAAAATAGCTACTTTCTTGCTCATTATTTTAAATTTTTATGGTTAGTAAATAATTACAATACAAAACTACTAACTAAGTGGATAAACATGTTTTAATGCTCTACTAAAGTTCTACTAATGTTTGTTAATGTATGGTTTGAGCGATGTAGATGGATTAGTATAGTAATAAAAAAGCACCGTAGTAGTACGGTGCTTTTTTGGCTGAATGTTATATGTTTTTATCCTCTTGATCTTGAAGACGAGTTTCGGTTACTTCTGGATGAACCGCTTCGGGTACTGCTAGAGGATCTCGATGTTCCGTTGTTAGATGACCTTGTAGTGGTTGGTGTAGTACTGCGTCGTGTGGTTGTTCTTGAGCCAGAAGTATCTGTTCTGTTTCTTGAGGAAGAACTTCTCGCGTTTTGATTTCGGTTTAACGAACGTGAGGTACTAGTGTTATTACTATTTCTTCTTGAAGATGAGTTGCGAGTTGTAGACGAATTTTGGTTATCTGAAGAACGTCTGGAACTATTAACACTATTACGGTTTATATTGCTATTTCTAACCGAATTGGTTCGTGTAGCATTGGTATTTGTACTTCTGGAAGAACTGTTATATGTATTTCGTGACGAACTTGTTCGGGTACCTACGCTGTAGCTGCCTCTGCTTTGTTCCAATACATATCTGTTATTAAGGCTTGTTCTTCTGGCAAAAGCCCTGTCAGGGTATTGTCTTTCGTAAGCATTTGCTCTTCTGGAATTGTGCAATGCAATGGCACGACTACTACGTCTGTTATACACATAATTGTACCTGTTTCTGTTATTTATATGTATGTGTAAATTGTTTCGGTATCGGTACACGGGGTAGGGGTTCCAATAGCTATAATAGGTAGGGTAGTAGCCCCAATACCAAGGCGAGTAGTAAGGGCGGTAGCTGCTTACCCAAAATACATCGTATATTAACGGTCGGTTTACATAAACGGGTTCGTAAATATAATTAGGTCCATACATATACACATCGCCAACTACTTGTACGTGTACATTATTTTGTCTGTCACGCTCCACTTCAATAGTAGCTACATCCTGAAAGGTATCTATACCTAGTACCGATTGTAGTATTATTAAGTGGGTGTTGTTTTCGGTTACCTCAATTACACGCAAGTAGTCAACTCTGTTATCATTATTTAAATCTAAGTTCGATATCTGTATGTTAGGGTCATTGAGCTTTCTTTCAAAATCTTCTAAATCCCTCGAATCTCCAAATATCGATGCAACGGCAGTTAAATCTAGATTATCACTAATATCATAACTATTTGCCGTTACCGTAGTAACATCTTGTGCAAAAATTTGATTTACAAAAAGTAAAGCAAATAAGGCAATATAGTTTATTTTCGTTCTCATCGTTGTGTTATTTTAGTGCCTTAAAATTCAGTTTTTGTGTTTGCTATCTATAACTTTCAATTACTGTGCCACTATTTTTTTATTATCTTTACAATTCATTGTATCACTAATAAATTCAAGGGTTTTAGTTAAAAATAATACATATGGAAATTGTTAAAGCCTCCTTAAAAGATGTCGTTCTAATAAATAAACTGGCTAACCAAGTTTGGGAGCCAACCTATAAAGATATATTATCTGCCGCTCAACTGGAATATATGTTTGGTATGATGTACAGCCCGAAATCAATTACAGCACAGCTCGAAGTAAAAGGGCATGAGTTTTTGCTGATTAAAGATGATAAACAGTATTTTGGTTTTGCATCGTACGAGCTTAATTGCAAACCAAATACTACCAAAATACATAAGTTATACGTGTTACCCAACTTGCAGGGAAAAGGTATTGGTGCGCAATTGTTACGAGCTATAGAGCGCGAAGCCAGTAAAGTGGGTAATACTATTGTAACACTCAATGTAAATCGTTTTAATACAGCTCTTAATTTTTACAATAAAACGGGCTTTGTAAAAGTAGGAGTGGAGGATATAGATATTGGTAGTGGATATTTAATGGAGGATTACGTTATGGAAAAGGAGCTACGATAGCTATTTGTTTTATACCATATTACATTATAAACCCAAAATTTTATTTGCAGCACTAAATTATAACTATGCAAAACAACAACAGTACTATAAAATTACTTTCCAGCGAAACATTATCGGATAGCTGGGGAGAACTCAACAAGGTTAAGTTTGAATACCAATTAAAAGATGGTACAATACAAGAGCAAACTCGAGAAGTATACAACCGAGGTAACGGGGCAGTAATTTTATTATACAATACCACCAAAAAAACCGTAATACTTACTAGGCAATTGCGCATACCTACGTGGTTTAATGGAAATACCGATGGTATGATGATTGAAGCTTGTGCAGGAATGTTGGATGATAAAAATCCAGAGGAATGTATTAGAATTGAAGCAGAGGAGGAAACAGGCTATACCCTTAGTAAAGTTGAAAAAGTAATGGAGGTATATATGTCTCCTGGATCGGTTACCGAGATATTATATTTTTTTGTAGCAGCTTATGCTGACACTATGAAGACTAGTGAGGGTGGTGGTGCCGAAAATGAGCAGGAAGACATTGAAGTATTAGAAATTCCGTTTGAAGAAGCGAAGGCAATGATAACTAATGGCAAAATTAAAGATGCTAAAACCATAATTCTGTTGCAATATGCCCAAATTCATGGCTTAGTGTAAATAATTAATACCTTAGTAAATAACTATTGCTTGTTTATTTTTAGAAACTGCGGTTTGATGCCAATTTTTTTAAAGATTTAGGCATAATATTCAATATAGAGTTTACCAATCATTAAATTAAGTTTGTGCTTATAATCGTCTATAAGCCATTGCTTGTAATTTTTGGTAGTTTTTGCCAGTAGTTTTGCATATTGCTTTACGCGGTATTCAATATCCTGCCCTAGTTCTTTAGCTAGTTTCCGTGCTTCGGGTATACTCTCTGTATTTTCTAGGCACATCATGGCGTGCTGTCGTATGGATTTTTCTATAACCGTTCGTGGTTTTCGTTTTTCATCCATTGCAAGTGTATACTCCTCTTCCATATCAAAGTTAATATCATCGGTATTTTTAAACTTCTCCCTAACATCATCGGGCATAACATATACGTGCTGATTCTCGATATCAGTATCTGTACGAATGTTCTCTAAAAACCGTTCAGGGTGTTTAAAAATATACTGCCAGTCCACAGGGTCGTTCCATAAACCAAACCGCTGCGCATTGTTCCCCAAATCAATAACCGTAAAGGTTTCTTTGTTTGGAAGTTTACGCGAACCTCTGCCAATCATCTGGAAATATAGGGTTAACGATCGTGTGGCTCGGTTAAGTATAATAGTTTCTACCGTAGGCTCATCAAAACCTGTAGTTAATATGGATACTGATGTTACAATAGCATTTGGCGTGTTTTTAAACCAACTAAGTATGTTTCTGCGCTCCTCTTCGGGCGTTTTATTATCTAAATGCCTTATATCGTATCCTGCAGATTTAAATGTTTCGTATACGTATAACGATGTATTAATACCGTTATTAAATATCAGTGTTTTTTTATTTTTAGTTCTGTTTTCGTACGATTGTAGTAATAAATCTTGCATGCCCGTGCGCGAGTACAGTTCGTCTGAAGAGCTTACGGTGTAATCGCCATTAATACCAAGTTTTAATGATGTTAACTCTACATCGTAACCATACATTGCTGCTTTAGCAAGATACCCTTTATCTATTAACGACTGTATGGGCTCGCCCACTATAAGCTCATCGTATGTTTCGTACATTGGTAAATCAATGTTAGAGCTTAAAGGTGTTGCTGTAACCCCTAAAAAAAAGGAACTCTTAAAATAAGCAAACAGTTTTCTAAAAGAGTTATAGTGTGCCTCATCTACAATAACAAGCCCTACATAATCCATTACGAATTTTTTATCCTTAAGTCGATTATTTAAGGTTTCCACCATGGCTACATAACACGAATAATCTTCATGGTCATCCAAATCCTTAATATTGCTATCTATAACCTTATTTTTCACGCCAAAGCTTTCCAGCATTTGCGATGTTTGCTTGCTAAGCTCTATTCTGTGCGTTAGTACCAGTACTTTTTGGTTGTACTTTTCAATATAGCGTCGGGCTATTTCAGAAAATATTACCGTTTTACCACCTCCTGTAGGCAATTGGTAAAGTAAATGATAGTTGTTGGCACGTCCTTCAAACTTATCAAATATGGCATTAATATCTTCCTTTTGGTAGTGGTACAGCTCTTTCCTGTCCTCGGCGTTTTCTTCTATTTGCATAAAGAGATGTGATAATTTTCAAAAATATATATTTTAAATACATATTCACGTTCATAAAATCATAATTCTTAGTTATGGATTGATTTTTTTACAGATGTTAAGGTAATTGCTAATTAGGTTAGCATTATTTACTCAAATACTGCTTCTTGAGGAATAGAGTAGGTGCAATTAACGTTTTAATATAAAATACATTGTAAAGCTAGGATTATTTAAAGGTTAAAGCGTGCTTTATAAATACAGTATTAACGCATATATTTGTAGAACTTCAAAAAAAATATAACATGGCAGGCAATACATTTGGTACATTATTTAAGCTTACAACCTTTGGCGAATCGCATGGCGAAGCACTGGGGGGTATTATAGATGGTTGTCCTGCAGGTGTAACTATAGACATTGAAGCCATACAACATGAATTGAATAGGCGCAGACCAGGGCAATCGGCTATTGTAACTCAACGTAAAGAGCCTGATGCGGTACAATTTTTATCGGGTTTGTTTGAGGGCAAAACTACAGGGACACCAATTGGCTTTACCATACCTAACGTAAACCAAAAAAGTGCCGATTATTCGCATATTAAAGAGGTGTACCGACCATCGCATGCCGATTATGTGTACGACCAAAAATATGGAATACGAGATTACAGAGGGGGTGGCAGAAGTTCGGCACGCGAAACGGTAAGCAGAGTAGTGGCAGGTGCTATTGCCAAGCAAATGTTACCCGAAATTAGTATTAATGCATTCGTATCATCAGTAGGTGAAATTTTTATTGATAAACCCTATCAAGCCTTAGATTTTAGTTTAACAGAAACAAATGCTGTACGTTGCCCCGATATTGCAACTGCTAAAAAAATGGAGGAACATATTAAAGAGGTTAAAAAACAAGGCGATACCGTAGGCGGTACTATTACTTGCGTACTTAAAAATGTTCCTAAAGGTTTGGGAGAACCTGTTTTTGATAAACTGCATGCCGAACTGGGCAAAGCAATGCTATCCATCAATGCTGTAAAGGGTTTTGAATATGGTAGTGGCTTTTGTGGTGCTAAAATGAAAGGTAGCGAACATAACGACTTGTATAATACAGATGGCACTACAAAAACAAACTTATCTGGAGGCATACAAGGTGGTATTAGTAATGGTATGGATATTTACTTTAGGGTTGCCTTTAAACCCGTAGCTACTTTAATGCAAGCCCAAGAAACAATAAATACGAATGGCGAAATTGTAACCATGCAGGGCAGGGGTAGACACGATGCCTGTGTTGTGCCAAGAGCAATACCAATAGTTGAAGCGATGGCTGCACTGGTGATTGCTGATTATTACCTTATGGCGCGTTCGGACATCTAAAGCACGAAACTCATAATTTGTGTAATAAAAGTTATTGATTTTAACAATCTGAACAATAGTTTATTCCATGCTAGCATACCAAAAGAGGTGTTGTATAATATGATATAATTGAACTAATTAAAAAATAACTCATTACCTTAACTCATACATATACAGCTATTAATTTATTTGCTAGCACCCATTATTGCTAACATTATAGTGGTACTAAACTATTTTTTTAGTATTTTTGAGTTTTACAAAAAACTTTAAATCATAAATCAAATGAAAAAACAATTACTTACTGGAGCTTTAGTATTAGGCTCATTATTTACTGCTAATGCGCAAGTGACACTATTTGAAGATAGCTTTGAAAGTTATGACGATTTTATAATTGAAAACATAGGCGATTACAGCCTTATTGATGGAGATATGGCTGTGTCATATGGTGTTCAGGATGTTGAGTTTACAAATGCAACATATGTAGGGTCGTTCATAGTCTTTAATCCTTCACAAACAACCCCTGCCCTTACTGATGGATGGGAACCTCATACAGGTAATAAAATGGCTGTATGTTTTAATGCCTTGCCTGATACCAACCCATCAGGTCCAAATGATGATTGGTTAATTTCTCCGCAAATTACGTTATCATCTGCAGGTAACATGCTTTCAATGTGGGCAAAATCAGTTACTGACGATTTTGGTTTAGAAAGATTTAGCGTAGCAATTTCTACTACAGGTACTGCAGTTGAAGATTTTACAGTTATATCAGAAGGTACTTTCCTTGAGGCACCAGTAGAATGGACGGAATATACCTATGATCTTGATGTATATGCTAATCAACAAGTATATATTGCAGTACATTGTACATCTAACGATGCATTTGCATTATTTGTTGATGATATAACTGTTACAGCTGATGTAGCTTCTATCGAGGATAATCTATTATCTCAATTTACGGTGTATCCTAACCCAGCTACAGACGTAATAACCATTACTAATGCTGCTAGTACACCAATTGACAGTGCTACTATTACAGATATTAACGGACGTACTGTAAAAACTGTAACGTTTAGTGGTGTTGCAGAAACACAAATTAACATTGCAGATCTTGCTGTTGGAGTATATGTACTTAACATAGAATCTAGCAAAGGTACAGCTACAAAGAAAATAGTTAAAAATTAGTATTCTTACTAATTCCGTAAAAAAGCAGGCTTTTAAAGCCTGCTTTTTTTTTATATTAACATAATAAAAATTGCATCGGTATAATTTTTTACTATTTTTGAAAAAAATTAAAAACTATTACCATGAAAAAACATTTACTAATAGGAGCTCTTACTTTGGGTTCTTTTTTAACAGCAAATGCTCAAGCTGATTGTGCTAATGCAATTGCGATTGCGGCAGACGGTACTCAAACTGCTGGAGCGATTACTGGAACTTACGGAAACAGTTGTTTTGGAGGTACTATGAATAGCCAAAACCCACAAGGAGCATTACAAGCTAACTGGTACAGCTATACGCCAGCAGCTAACGGATTGTTAACAATCTCTTCTGCATTAGATGCTAACCCTACAGCAAGTACAGATACAAGACTTTCTGTATTTACAGGTACATGTGATGCACTACAGTGTTACAATGGTGCTGATGACGTATCTGGTGATGATTTCAGAACTACACTTACAATACCTGTAGAAGCTGGAGTTGTGTACTATATTGCTTGGGATAACAACTGGCTTTCTACAGGGTTTGATTTTTCTGTTGCTTTGGAAGCTGCTGATTGTTTAAGCCCTAATACCTTAGCTGTTAACGATTTTACTGGAATAACAGCTTCTTCTGCTGCTTTCGATTGGACTGCTGCCATTGGTACACCTGCTAACTACGATGTAAAAGTAGGTGCTCTTGGATTTGATCCTGTGAATGATGCTGCAACAGATTTCTCAACAGCTACAAACTCTTTAAGCCTTTCAGGTCTTTCAGTAGATAACAACGGTACATTAGATGTGTATGTAAGAGGAAACTGTGGCGGTTCTCAAGGTACTTGGGTAGGTCCTTACAGATTATATTTAGCAGCTACTTCTAACTACACCAATGGTTTTGATGAAGCGGCTTCTGGAAGACTAGATGGTTTCACAGTAGAGTCAGCTTGGAATGTACTTACAAATGCACAAGTTAATGGTGCAAATCCTGCTCACCAAGGAGACGGATTCGTATTCACTAACGCATTAACTACTGGTCCTGCCAATGCATGGATGTTCTCTAGAGCATTAAGTTTACAAGCTAATCAAGAAGTAACATTAAGCTTCTTTACATCTATAGCTAGTACTAATGCTACGGCTATGATGAATTTAGATATTAC
The Flavobacterium litorale genome window above contains:
- a CDS encoding dienelactone hydrolase family protein: MKLKTLLLLTLLTMSLQTNAQLKAVPYNDENQKLNGYGIAPANPTAETPGILILPAWRGINAHSKRVAKQLSQLGYYAFIADIYGEGNYPTNTKEAGERAGYYKSNPKLYQKRIMLAMNELIKQGASPENIVVIGYCFGGTGALEVVRAKMAVKGVVSFHGGLGKDANRENKKIKSKVLVLHGADDPYVSRQEIEAFEQEMRDGNADWQMIYYGNAVHAFTEAELGTDNSKGAAYNDIANKRSWEHLMLFLNETLNE
- a CDS encoding type 1 glutamine amidotransferase domain-containing protein, whose amino-acid sequence is MSKKVAILATNGFEESELKSPKQELDKQGWTTHIVSLDHGSIKSWSGENWGDSYPVDKTVDEVSASDYNALLLPGGVANPDLLRRNEKAVNFTRDFFKQKKPVAAICHAPQLLIEAEVVAGRELTSFPSIRKDLENAGAKWVDKEVVVDEGFVTSRSPEDLDAFNAKLIEEIREGKHEEQHA
- a CDS encoding GNAT family N-acetyltransferase, which produces MEIVKASLKDVVLINKLANQVWEPTYKDILSAAQLEYMFGMMYSPKSITAQLEVKGHEFLLIKDDKQYFGFASYELNCKPNTTKIHKLYVLPNLQGKGIGAQLLRAIEREASKVGNTIVTLNVNRFNTALNFYNKTGFVKVGVEDIDIGSGYLMEDYVMEKELR
- the nudK gene encoding GDP-mannose pyrophosphatase NudK, translated to MQNNNSTIKLLSSETLSDSWGELNKVKFEYQLKDGTIQEQTREVYNRGNGAVILLYNTTKKTVILTRQLRIPTWFNGNTDGMMIEACAGMLDDKNPEECIRIEAEEETGYTLSKVEKVMEVYMSPGSVTEILYFFVAAYADTMKTSEGGGAENEQEDIEVLEIPFEEAKAMITNGKIKDAKTIILLQYAQIHGLV
- a CDS encoding DEAD/DEAH box helicase, encoding MQIEENAEDRKELYHYQKEDINAIFDKFEGRANNYHLLYQLPTGGGKTVIFSEIARRYIEKYNQKVLVLTHRIELSKQTSQMLESFGVKNKVIDSNIKDLDDHEDYSCYVAMVETLNNRLKDKKFVMDYVGLVIVDEAHYNSFRKLFAYFKSSFFLGVTATPLSSNIDLPMYETYDELIVGEPIQSLIDKGYLAKAAMYGYDVELTSLKLGINGDYTVSSSDELYSRTGMQDLLLQSYENRTKNKKTLIFNNGINTSLYVYETFKSAGYDIRHLDNKTPEEERRNILSWFKNTPNAIVTSVSILTTGFDEPTVETIILNRATRSLTLYFQMIGRGSRKLPNKETFTVIDLGNNAQRFGLWNDPVDWQYIFKHPERFLENIRTDTDIENQHVYVMPDDVREKFKNTDDINFDMEEEYTLAMDEKRKPRTVIEKSIRQHAMMCLENTESIPEARKLAKELGQDIEYRVKQYAKLLAKTTKNYKQWLIDDYKHKLNLMIGKLYIEYYA
- the aroC gene encoding chorismate synthase, encoding MAGNTFGTLFKLTTFGESHGEALGGIIDGCPAGVTIDIEAIQHELNRRRPGQSAIVTQRKEPDAVQFLSGLFEGKTTGTPIGFTIPNVNQKSADYSHIKEVYRPSHADYVYDQKYGIRDYRGGGRSSARETVSRVVAGAIAKQMLPEISINAFVSSVGEIFIDKPYQALDFSLTETNAVRCPDIATAKKMEEHIKEVKKQGDTVGGTITCVLKNVPKGLGEPVFDKLHAELGKAMLSINAVKGFEYGSGFCGAKMKGSEHNDLYNTDGTTKTNLSGGIQGGISNGMDIYFRVAFKPVATLMQAQETINTNGEIVTMQGRGRHDACVVPRAIPIVEAMAALVIADYYLMARSDI
- a CDS encoding T9SS-dependent choice-of-anchor J family protein is translated as MKKQLLTGALVLGSLFTANAQVTLFEDSFESYDDFIIENIGDYSLIDGDMAVSYGVQDVEFTNATYVGSFIVFNPSQTTPALTDGWEPHTGNKMAVCFNALPDTNPSGPNDDWLISPQITLSSAGNMLSMWAKSVTDDFGLERFSVAISTTGTAVEDFTVISEGTFLEAPVEWTEYTYDLDVYANQQVYIAVHCTSNDAFALFVDDITVTADVASIEDNLLSQFTVYPNPATDVITITNAASTPIDSATITDINGRTVKTVTFSGVAETQINIADLAVGVYVLNIESSKGTATKKIVKN
- a CDS encoding T9SS type A sorting domain-containing protein, which produces MKKHLLIGALTLGSFLTANAQADCANAIAIAADGTQTAGAITGTYGNSCFGGTMNSQNPQGALQANWYSYTPAANGLLTISSALDANPTASTDTRLSVFTGTCDALQCYNGADDVSGDDFRTTLTIPVEAGVVYYIAWDNNWLSTGFDFSVALEAADCLSPNTLAVNDFTGITASSAAFDWTAAIGTPANYDVKVGALGFDPVNDAATDFSTATNSLSLSGLSVDNNGTLDVYVRGNCGGSQGTWVGPYRLYLAATSNYTNGFDEAASGRLDGFTVESAWNVLTNAQVNGANPAHQGDGFVFTNALTTGPANAWMFSRALSLQANQEVTLSFFTSIASTNATAMMNLDITFGNAPTIDAQGVPVQSLQISGATFSEQTVSFTPTEDGIYYIGFHQNSPTAATAASLVLDTVSISGPTANVVDVDATEFAVYPNPATNVINVANANNSLLSAINIVDLNGRTVKSMKYDGATQAQINISDLASGVYIMNIASDRGTITKKIVKN